ATGAGGATATAGTGAATAGCGAATGAAGCAAAGCAAGAATTGATATGAAATAAAAACTTCGtcctaaaaaggaaaaaaggaagcAGATGTATTATCATTACTTTTGTAGTTTAACGGAAATATTTAACAAGAGAATTGAGTTATTAAATAGTGTTACTGTGTTCATATAAGTAACTGTATATGTCTTTACTGTTATGTGTGAATTCCATCCCTCATTATTTCTTTACTACCATTTTCTTGTTGGATGACAAAAAGTGTGAGAGGTTGGAGTGACCTCATGAATAAGTATCAGGGCGTGGTGAAATCTTATGTGAGATGCAGGATTCAAGCATCAAATGACTGACTGCAATAAGGGTATGCCCTTCTGGAGCAGTCAGAGATGGATATGGGTTTAGATCAAGAACCATTCTGAACTATGCCTTTGACATTTGGGATTTAGAAGTTGCTGGCATATAGGGAATGGAGTTATTGGAGTGAAAGAATGGCTGACTTTCCTGCTTCTTTAGTTTGTATTTTGGACTCTGATCTACAGGGTCAATCTCATCATAGGGCAGtagttattttgtttgtttgttttctttgggcTTTGCCTGCCTTTTCGCACTGGTTGACTTTCCAAGGTGTGTATTTCATGAGGTAGGTTGCAGGAATATTAAGGACAATTTCGTTATAAGTAAATAATCGATGTAGTTGACAAATTCAGTGTTTGGTCTGCTAACAATAAGAGTATTATGTACCTGGTAAACAGACATATAGGTGAAGGCATGCATTAAACAGTATAGTGCCTGCATAGATTTTGTGAGTTGGGGGTGTTTAGCTCACTAATTCATCAAGGTTGAAATATCCATGTTTGATTAAATTTTAGAACGTAACTACAGTTGTATGTGCAAAGAAGTTTGATTGTGATTATTTGGTGCTTTCATATGGCATTATACCTCAGTTAAAGTGACCTTGACAACCTTAGCAAGTTTTAAGATCTGCATGCCATTTATGTTAGTGGATTGTTATTGTTTGGGTTACTTTGATATTCTAGTGTTTAAGCAAGGGCATTGTTCTCTCATGTTTAAATAAGTTTCACACGTgtaccaattttttttccccttcattggtgtaattttgttttgtgatccatacctttgtgcaatcttttGTCATTAAGATTTCTTGAGACTAAAGTATTGGAAAAAGTAATGATGGCTACCATGGTCCCAATGTTGTAATGTAGGACAAATCACCAGAAAATCTTGAAGGAGTTGGTGCATTCCAAAAGCTACCCATGGTGATGCCATCTGTTGACATTCTGTATTCTGCACTAAGAAAGGCTAAGAGGATTTCACCAACAAAGGGTATTTGTTATGGGCATGTGTTTTAGATCAAAATTGACAGAACAACATTAGATTCAAGTCGGATGGAACTTGGTTTATAGGACCTGCTGCTAGCCctgatttttaatttctttatgttgcAGGTATTGCCAATATTGCAAAGCGGGAAAGAAATAGAGGTGCAAAGCAACTTGATGCATTGATGAAAGTTTGTTCTCAACTTTAGTTTgtcattttattatattttctattgtGATGTTTTTATATGATTCAATAATGACTGACTagctttctttttcatcttcaGGAATTAGCAGTACCCTTGAGAACTTATTCAGAGaattttccaaataaaaagtATCTTCACCCTTATGAGCGATCTCTTATTGAATTAACTCTTGGGGATGGAAATTATGAAGAGGTATATCCTGAGAAAATTGTGGCCAATTTCCACTCAGAATAACTTGAGGATGTTAGTATGATAAAAAATTgattgaaataatttttttctgcAGTAAAAATATGAGTTTTATTGGATTTTCATGTTTCCTTTTACATTAACAGAATGCAGACAGGTATAATCTTTTAGACCCTTTTCAACTTGTCGTACTTCAACTTTTTAATTTGATAATTACAGGTGTTGGGAAAGGTGGATTCTCTGAGGAAGAAGGTTGTGTCTGTTGGAAAGGAACACGCATCTCTTTGTGCTAAGGTAGAACTCTTGGTTTTTTAAAGCTTTATGATGCAATACCTCCTTCAAGCTTCTTATCTCCTTTTCATTTATTAGCTTTTTGAGGAGTACATGCATCTTCTGTTACCAGAAACACACAAACACTGCATTCCATGattactttatgaattttactCCTCCATGTTTAATTTATATCTATAATACACTCTTGAAGGTTCCcatcgaaaaaaaataaaaataaaaataaactcagaattaattttgttttttattgattttgaagaCGAAAGATTTTAACAAACTCTCATATACACTGTGGCAGTCATTGTCGAAGAAAGAAGCAGAGGAAAGGCTAACCGAGGTTATTTCTTATCTTTAGCCAAAAAGAAACCTCCATTCCATCTGTGTAGATTTTTACTCTCTTAACTAAATCTACAGGGCATTAAGAAAGTTGAAGAGACATTTAATCGTGGAGGAAAACATGTCGATGATTTGTTACACATAGCCAAGGTACTTTGCTTTCTGAAATTGGAGTTCTATAGTGGctttagtttttctttattgattcttttaattcaatttaaagGAATGCATGCCATGTATCATGTATTATGATGGTTTAGTAACTGTTTAGATTTTTCAACGCACTTTTGATGTACGTGTATGTGTGTCTGTGAACCTGGTCTTACACCTTACACCAATAGAGTTGAATATTCTATGAAAACTTAGGTCAGTCAAAGATGTTTCATTCAATTCACTTTATTTTTAGACACTGGaggaaaattttatttttcttttggccaacaagatgttttcatatattatttttaattcatgaACTTTTGTATCATATTTCAGTTGTCTAAATTTTCATACTATTTGGCTGCTTCTTACTTGTTCAGTCAGTATAACCTATAAACAACTTTCCATGCCTTGTTTAGGAGTGCACTTTGGGACCTATAGTGGTTGTTTTTTACAACTCTAATTTGTTGAGTGATTattgagttttttgttttgttttggtaaggCCATCTCTTTAAACTAGTTATATTTGCAGACTCTGCGAGCAATGCCGGTAGTTGATCTAGAATCACCGACACTTTGTCTTGTTGGAGCACCGAATGTCGGGAAGTCGTCTTTGGTCCGCATACTCTCCACAGGGAAGCCTGAGGTGTGCACAATTTCAATTGTCAATGACAAAGATAATATCTTGTTTTGTATATGTGGTTGGCTATATAGATAGTCCATTCTTGAATGGGTTGAGCATATGTTGCTGTTTGAAGCATGAAAGacctgtttttctttcttttggttgtttgtagGTTTGCAATTACCCTTTTACAACAAGAGGAATTCTGATGGGTCACATTATTTCAAACCATCAAACTTTTCAGGTGGCTCAATTTCTCTAATATTTAGAGtcgaatatatatatttttaaattttttaaattttttttttttttctcaatcttAATTTTGTTATATGTATAAACTGTGCAGGTGACAGACACTCCTGGGCTGCTCAAGAGATGTGATGGTAAGTGACTGGCGTTTATTGGTTTTAATTATGTCATTTTGAGGGATGCTTTCTTGGACTACAGTGCTTtgcataaaaaatttcatctttttttttctttggtgttGCAGAGGACAGAAATAATCTGGAAAAATTGACGCTTGCTGTGCTCTCGCATTTGCCAACGGCAATACTCTATGTCCATGACCTCTCTGGACAATGTGGAACCTCACCTTCTGAtcaggttttttttctttttttatagtaTCGAGAATTAGTAtgtaaaactcaaaaaataaaagtagtATTGCGGCGTTTGCATACTGGATATGCATACGGGTTCGATACCCTAACCCTAGTCGATACGCACGGGGTAGGGCTCGGTATACGGCGGCTGacaaagaagaaggagaagaagaagacaaggGAGAGATAGATAGAGGGATGGGAGAGAAGAAGGCGATGCAGAAATGaagatgatatatatatatatatatatatatatagagagagagagagagagagagttgggaACTGGGAGCGAGGTATGATGCGGCCCATCTGCTGCTTGTTATCAGATGCAGCCCCACCTAAATGATATCTCTAATATTTAtcaattacaaataaatttcagattaaatatttaccaaaaaaatgcTACATTAAATTATTACCGTATGAAAATACTAAATTAAATATGACCATGCACAACAGTGCCAAgtaaaaagaataatattattttaattaccgTATCCTTATTTTGCCTGTATTCTAGTTTTTGACTGTTGCTGTGTTGCACTGTATCGTAGCCCTGTACCCATTCCTGTATCTGTGCTTGAGAGCTGAGACAATTTCAGTGGCATTGGgttgaattaattaaaatggAAGTGATTTTTACAGCTCACAACACATTAAGTGATGGTTGAGAGACAAATCACTATAGTTTCTTTGTAATCCACCTCTATAGAAAATGCTCCCCTTCGCTATTCTTCTGTTTGTTCCTTCTTTCtcacatatattaaattcatgATTTTTGTATGACGGCTTGCAGTTTGTCATAtacaaagaaataaaggagAGGTTTAGTGAGCATCTGTGGCTTGATGTTGTGTCCAAATGTGATCTGTTGCAAAAGTCTCCAGTGCTATTTGCTACTGATAAGGGTGATGATTCTGATCTTGAGCTGGAAAGGTACCGGAAATTGGGTCCCGATGGAGCTCTTCATGTGTCAGTGACAAATGAAGTAGGGCTCACTGAGGTAATCTTTATATCATAATGTGACTCTCCGATATAGTGTTGAACACGGAAGCCTTGAGCTTTGATATTTTGAACTTTACAGAAAGGGGCACATTGCTTCAAGGCACATTTGTGTTTTCTATTAGTTGTGCTCATTTTTATGTACACACACCCTTAGGCCTCTCCTTCTGAAACTAAAATTCTCATCTCTTGCATTCTATAATAATTGTGCTCTGTTTGATTGATGAACTTGTTGCTTGTAGTTTCTTAACAAATTAAATCGGAAAGAAAGTATTTCCTTGTAAACTTAAAATTCAGACATCAACTTTTTGCACTGCAGTTGAAGAGTATAGTGCATGAGATGTTGAACTCTCAGATGACAAGGATCCAAGTTCAAGAAAAGCTGGAAGTTCTTACTTGAGAGAGCAATGTCTGAAATATAAACAATATCGGTTTCCGCTTCtgatgaaatgaaaatcaaattacaaattagATCATCCTCAAGGATGGTTTCTGCCTCAGGTGAAATGACAATCaatttacaaattttgtcATCCCCAAGGGAGGGAAGCCATTTGTGAGTTTGGCTTCAGGACTAGCGGAAGACCTGCAGCATGCAAGTGCTTGTCTATAATAACACACTCCTGACTTTTCAGATTGTTTGGTCTACTTGCGATCGTCAGTCTCTACAGAGAAGCTAATTGCATAAAAGAAGCATTCCACTTAATGCATTGAAAATTGTATTACCATTGCTAATTGGAAAAGAGCTGTACTAAATCACAGTCGTTCACATTTGCTTGGACAACTATGAACCATTTAAAGATACATGGAATAGGTTCAGCTGTTATGTCAAGCTAAATTACATGTTTTATCTAGTTAAATTTTTAGCTCCCGTTGATGATTATATGTATAATTTTATATCACTTAACGAGCTCTGCTCGTCCAggtgtatttttctttcctgCTATGGACCCCCTTTTGCTCAACCAAGTCACCAATTCatttcaaaactcaaaaccattcttgggaaaatagaaaaaagttATGTACAAGTTTCCAATGCCCTAAGGGTTCTTGTGTTATTTAAACATCGAACGGTTGATTCTGTCGATACTGATATCGGATATAGGTTCTATGGGCTGATCATCACCCCCCATTGGAACAGAGCTCAAAGGATCTCTGCTGAATTCATCTGCAGAAGAGAATGGAAGTTTATGCAAAACTTATCAAAACAATGAACTTGAAGCCTGAACAAGACATCCAAAACTTTAATCACAAGAGGGAGGCAATCAACTCTCACCATATACAGTATATAAGGAAGATGGGGGAGGAGTGGACATGAAGTTGACGCCACAATAAAATCCCAAAGCTAATACCACTGTCATCATAGCATAAGCTGGCACTGCCAATGCCCAATACCTGAAAATAGTAACACAAATTCAAAGATTAACTGAAAGTGTTCAAAGGCCTTGACTGTTAGacttcaaaaacaaaaagtgttcaaggacaaaacaaaattaccaCATAGAAATCACCACCAgagcaattttcttttcttttcccttttttcacTACCATAGCTGATTTTGTTAGAACGCACTCCACAAACTCTTCCATTAAGAAACACTGACcaaactttttctttcccaatcAAAGTAACCTTATTTTGATTCAAACATTAAGTTCCCCTAGCTATGACAAAACATTATCAAAGTTCCAAATGAacaaaatctttgaaaaaaacTTGCAAACACATGAGAGAAACCAAGCTGACCTGCTGGGATAGTAAAATATCCCAATGGAATGTAGCCAAGACTCTGGAACATATGCCCACACCAAGAAAATAACTGCTCACAGAAAAATACCAAAgtaaatattaaaagaaaattttgttttctaaaatCTCTCAAGGAAGAAGGATGGTAGATGAAATATACCTGTAGCCACAACAGTTGTGATGGAACCAACAAAGCCATAAACTTCAGAAGGTTTGGGGCCATGAAACCCAGAAGCCTTATCATCTGAATCCACAAAAGACACTGTTGCCCTCCTCTTCTTTGATACACTCAGGATTCTTCTGGGACTGCAAACAGAATAAGAATCTTCCATGCTTTCTTTTGGAATTCCAGCACAACCCAAAAAATCTATAaattacaaggaaaaaaaaaaaaaagatttgatCCATCTTAGTTCATCAAGGAGTTGGGTCATTTTCTCCTATGTTACTGGTTGAAATTCTGTAAGTGCATAATTGAGATAAGaataaaaatcatgaaaacATATCATAATAAATTTAGGATAcacaaacagagagagagagagagagagagagagagaatatggGAAATGAATTGCGAAATTAATGCAACAAATTGCTCATCAGATTTTTGTTAATGGGAGTGAGAGAGAGCACCTGGAATCGGCAAAATGCGAAGCCAAAACGCAGGACAGGGAAGCGTTTTgttgtggctgttgtgctCTGGTTGAACCCAGATTGAAGCCGAAGGTGGTGTGCGTTTGTGCGTGTATCGCCATTGATACGAGACTACCCCTGAGTAAATGCTTTTTTCTGGATATTGGGCCTGAATAAAAACATAATGGGCTTGGGACTCATGATCTTCAAGTAATTTTGAGTTAATCCTAATTTGACACACCAGTCTTCAATAATTTTGAGTTAACCCCGCAATTTCTATTATGAATTCGCCTTCCTTTGTTattgtttgtataaaaaaaacaaaaaaccaaaaaataaaaataagaagtcTAAACCTCAGCAAAGAACAAGAAGACAAACTAACAAAGTCCACATATCCTCACCAAACAATATAATGTTAATTCATTCAACTctctatttatattttcgaTGTTAATGTTGTATTTTAAACTAAGGCCTCGTTTGGTGGCCCGGCTTGAATTGGATTGTAATTGAGTGTAAATCAGTCCTTATGAGTAGGGCTCGTCAATGGGCCTAGCCAAGCTAGCCTGGTCCAAAATTAATAGGCTTGGGCCGAGTCGGGTCGGGCTTTaaagatgagagagaaaatatcagGGCAGGCCGGGCCgggtttttttagaaaattcaaagcccaaggCCGACCCATGAGCCtggcttgagaaagcccatccGGCCGAGCCGGGCTAAGCCCAACTGGCCGGGCCTAAACGGGccctacttcattaaaaaaaaatcataaacttaatcataaaggcattttagtccaaatttgagattaaactcacttaattccaatattttcacttcaaaccaaatttataaaacacccaataaagtcacacaacttataagattttccacaaaaataataaaatgaagtattattttttaggttattacataattagatcataatatgttttaagaaataatttaaaaaaataataagtatcaaaaatatatttttttaaaggatggtatgaataaatatgcaaatatttggtgatgtgttcaagaaaagcatgattatatttggtggtacgactatgtttcgtgatatgattatatttggtgatgtgatatgttgtccatcttatatatatgattagtgtgctaatcatccaattataattGTTGGATTAACAATTGAcacaaaattataaactaggaatgagtaaagaaaagtaaatgaaattaaacaaattatatatttgatttaagtaatataatcctaaacctaaactcttatttatacataattatatatgtatgcgggcATAACGGGCCGGACTTTTGTGGCAAGGCCGGGCCtggctttcttgggcttaatcgGGCAGGGCCTACGGGCTGGGCCGGGCTTCAGACACtcaagcccaagcctagcccGAAGCCCATAACTggccgggccgggctttttttttcaatgggtCGGGCG
The Prunus dulcis chromosome 2, ALMONDv2, whole genome shotgun sequence DNA segment above includes these coding regions:
- the LOC117618936 gene encoding nucleolar GTP-binding protein 1 isoform X2, with product MSRACSLFQLCQNPNRLLLRSSKFSKGPYLIPSARIFPVLCLSKEIQTSAYEVVKGSYVPTALVKPESKPKDKSPENLEGVGAFQKLPMVMPSVDILYSALRKAKRISPTKGIANIAKRERNRGAKQLDALMKELAVPLRTYSENFPNKKYLHPYERSLIELTLGDGNYEEVLGKVDSLRKKVVSVGKEHASLCAKSLSKKEAEERLTEGIKKVEETFNRGGKHVDDLLHIAKTLRAMPVVDLESPTLCLVGAPNVGKSSLVRILSTGKPEVCNYPFTTRGILMGHIISNHQTFQVTDTPGLLKRCDEDRNNLEKLTLAVLSHLPTAILYVHDLSGQCGTSPSDQPCTHSCICA
- the LOC117618937 gene encoding phosphatidylinositol N-acetylglucosaminyltransferase subunit P-like isoform X1, which encodes MAIHAQTHTTFGFNLGSTRAQQPQQNASLSCVLASHFADSSPRRILSVSKKRRATVSFVDSDDKASGFHGPKPSEVYGFVGSITTVVATVIFLVWAYVPESWLHSIGIFYYPSRYWALAVPAYAMMTVVLALGFYCGVNFMSTPPPSSLYTVYDEFSRDPLSSVPMGGDDQPIEPISDISIDRINRSMFK
- the LOC117618937 gene encoding phosphatidylinositol N-acetylglucosaminyltransferase subunit P-like isoform X2, which encodes MEDSYSVCSPRRILSVSKKRRATVSFVDSDDKASGFHGPKPSEVYGFVGSITTVVATVIFLVWAYVPESWLHSIGIFYYPSRYWALAVPAYAMMTVVLALGFYCGVNFMSTPPPSSLYTVYDEFSRDPLSSVPMGGDDQPIEPISDISIDRINRSMFK
- the LOC117618936 gene encoding nucleolar GTP-binding protein 1 isoform X1, whose translation is MSRACSLFQLCQNPNRLLLRSSKFSKGPYLIPSARIFPVLCLSKEIQTSAYEVVKGSYVPTALVKPESKPKDKSPENLEGVGAFQKLPMVMPSVDILYSALRKAKRISPTKGIANIAKRERNRGAKQLDALMKELAVPLRTYSENFPNKKYLHPYERSLIELTLGDGNYEEVLGKVDSLRKKVVSVGKEHASLCAKSLSKKEAEERLTEGIKKVEETFNRGGKHVDDLLHIAKTLRAMPVVDLESPTLCLVGAPNVGKSSLVRILSTGKPEVCNYPFTTRGILMGHIISNHQTFQVTDTPGLLKRCDEDRNNLEKLTLAVLSHLPTAILYVHDLSGQCGTSPSDQFVIYKEIKERFSEHLWLDVVSKCDLLQKSPVLFATDKGDDSDLELERYRKLGPDGALHVSVTNEVGLTELKSIVHEMLNSQMTRIQVQEKLEVLT